A window of the Planococcus citri chromosome 4, ihPlaCitr1.1, whole genome shotgun sequence genome harbors these coding sequences:
- the LOC135842498 gene encoding serine/threonine-protein kinase SIK3-like isoform X8, protein MAQKWPKISPSAKSTSNLVDRLIRVGYYEFERTIGKGNFAVVKLAKHVVTNTKVAVKIIDKTQLDEETLKKIFREIQIMTQLRHPHIIKLYQVMETDKMIYLVTEYASGGEIFDYLVNNGPMKEEEACRVFQQIVSAVQYCHSMNIVHRDLKAENLLLDSNNDIKLADFGFSNTFVEGQPLSTWCGSPAYAAPELFEGQEYDGPKADIWSLGVVLYVLVSGSLPFDGTTLQTLRSRVLSGKFRIPFFMTADCEHLIRHMLVVDAEKRYSLRQIIQHNWMRKCGINYSHVILNPNPVINNKVVEHMLQLPGLNHDMIVNAVQQKHFDHVSAIYHLLADKMETPSRPLAPAPKPDNKDIIDSPPRNPENSILISFPSISSLSSEYEFADANLLEKYGDSDIGEPYSLSGQDTYQVTSRRHTVGPGDASHTQAMEAYYSLQTNTGRPVDIVPNTNLLLNLPLVQYLPLQNFTVKDQHLLKPPPVMGANAGGFGRRASDGGAYLQMYGIENADQQMMPGPGGSSHPMPETSNVHNNLMSLEMEATTSGVEIKFSGQDDILIDVPSSSHSSGSKPCDSDEGKLSPYHQPNMKGSQNTRTRRSGLLTVTEKPPAVRDTLKDTTSHLHERYSPVRRTSECSNSMVDTDSSIRNVQIEYSMLKKKSDCGRECSRQEELQNMHKMHIRNNPNCVSVSVPVPTMPRSPGNSNVALIGSNLQNLQLHQSAAYHTNDNSHMYVCDSYAKLSDSRDDVNSGPLDLRVTTHSLDVRTVSSYVNAQHNNQDVPPRIDLTVPTIEGIGRQKYTDIFTIPSYCGQRLSNKALIDQECNRDEMEVEDN, encoded by the exons atggctcaaaaatggccaaagatAAGTCCATCAGCAAAATCAACGAGTAATCTGGTCGATCGTCTCATACGAGTTGGATACTATGAATTCGAAAGAACCATCGGTAAAGGAAATTTCGCCGTAGTCAAACTAGCCAAACATGTCGTCACTAATACAAAG GTAGCTGTAAAAATTATCGATAAGACGCAGCTAGATGAAGAAACACTGAAGAAAATATTCAGAGAGATCCAAATAATGACTCAACTAAGACATCCTCATATTATTAAACTCTATCAG GTTATGGAAACCGACAAAATGATATATTTAGTCACAGAATACGCCAGCGGCGGCGAAATCTTCG ATTACTTAGTCAATAACGGACCAATGAAAGAAGAAGAAGCATGCAGGGTATTTCAACAAATCGTCTCCGCCGTACAATACTGTCATTCGATGAATATCGTTCATAGAGATCTGAAGGCTGAAAATTTATTACTAGATTCTAATAACGATATTAAATTAGCTG ATTTCGGTTTCAGTAATACCTTTGTTGAAGGACAACCACTATCTACTTGGTGCGGATCTCCTGCGTACGCTGCGCCAGAACTATTCGAAGGTCAGGAATACGACGGTCCAAAAGCTGATATCTGG AGTCTTGGTGTAGTTTTATACGTTCTAGTATCCGGCTCATTGCCTTTTGATGGAACCACTTTGCAAACGCTGAGGTCTCGTGTATTGAGTGGCAAGTTCCGTATTCCCTTTTTCATGACTGCTG ATTGCGAACATTTGATTCGACATATGTTGGTAGTAGATGCAGAAAAACGATATTCTCTACGGCAAATCATCCAACACAATTGGATGAGAAAG TGCGGTATTAATTATTCACATGTGATACTCAATCCAAACCCTGTGATAAATAATAAAGTTGTTGAACACATGCTTCAGTTACCTGGACTTAATCACGATATGATTGTAAAC GCTGTTCAACAAAAACATTTCGACCATGTTAGTGCCATATATCATTTATTAGCTGATAAAATGGAAACCCCAAGTAGACCGCTGGCCCCTGCTCCGAAACCAGATAATAAAG ACATTATCGATTCGCCTCCGAGAAACCCGGAAAACAGTATACTCATTTCGTTCCCTTCGATTTCGTCATTATCGTCCGAATACGAATTCGCCGATGCTAATTTACTCGAGAAG TACGGGGATTCGGATATTGGCGAACCGTACAGTTTGAGTGGCCAAGACACGTATCAAGTTACCAGTCGACGACACACTGTCGGTCCCGGAGACGCATCTCATACGCAG GCGATGGAGGCGTATTATTCGCTGCAGACGAATACCGGACGTCCGGTCGATATTGTGCCGAATACGAATTTATTGCTGAATTTACCCCTGGTGCAGTATCTGCCTTTGCAGAATTTCACCGTCAAGGATCAGCATCTATTGAAACCGCCGCCTGTTATGGGAGCCA ATGCCGGTGGATTCGGCAGAAGAGCTTCAGATGGAGGAGCTTATCTTCAAATGTACGGTATCGAGAACGCCGACCAACAAATGATGCCCGGACCCGGTGGTAGTTCTCACCCG ATGCCCGAAACGTCTAATGTACACAATAACCTCATGAGTTTGGAAATGGAGGCTACCACTAGTGGTGTAGAAATCAAGTTTTCTGGACAAGACGATATACTCATAGATGTACCCTCGAGTAGTCATTCCTCCGGCAG TAAACCATGCGATTCCGATGAAGGTAAACTTTCACCTTATCATCAGCCAAATATGAAAGGCTCTCAGAATACTCGAACCAGACGTAGCGGTTTATTAACGGTCACTGAAAAGCCACCCG CTGTTCGAGATACTTTGAAAGATACCACATCGCATTTACACGAACGATATAGTCCGGTTCGGAGAACCAGCGAGTGCTCCAATAGTATGGTAGATACTGATTCTTCTATTAGAAATGTTCAAATAGAATACTCCATGTTAAAA aaaaaaagCGACTGCGGCCGCGAGTGTAGTCGACAAGAAGAATTACAAAATATGCATAAAATGCATATTAGAAATAATCCCAATTGTGTATCGGTATCGGTACCGGTACCTACTATGCCTCGAAGTCCAG GTAACTCGAATGTTGCTTTAATTGGCAGCAATTTGCAGAATTTACAGCTGCATCAGTCGGCAGCTTATCATACGAATGATAATTCCCATATGTATGTCTGTG aTTCCTACGCGAAATTATCGGATAGTCGAGACGATGTAAATAGTGGGCCACTTGATCTCAGAGTTACTACACATTCCTTAGATGTAAGAACGGTTTCAAGTTACGTTAACGCGCAGCACAATAACCAAG ACGTTCCGCCTCGAATCGACCTCACTGTTCCAACCATAGAAGGAATAGGACGTCAGAAGTATACGGATATATTCACGATCCCGTCGTATTGCGGACAAAGGCTTTCAAATAAAGCGCTAATAGACCAAGAATGTAATCGAGACGAGATGGAAGTAGAAGATAATTAA
- the LOC135842498 gene encoding serine/threonine-protein kinase SIK3 homolog isoform X2, whose protein sequence is MAQKWPKISPSAKSTSNLVDRLIRVGYYEFERTIGKGNFAVVKLAKHVVTNTKVAVKIIDKTQLDEETLKKIFREIQIMTQLRHPHIIKLYQVMETDKMIYLVTEYASGGEIFDYLVNNGPMKEEEACRVFQQIVSAVQYCHSMNIVHRDLKAENLLLDSNNDIKLADFGFSNTFVEGQPLSTWCGSPAYAAPELFEGQEYDGPKADIWSLGVVLYVLVSGSLPFDGTTLQTLRSRVLSGKFRIPFFMTADCEHLIRHMLVVDAEKRYSLRQIIQHNWMRKCGINYSHVILNPNPVINNKVVEHMLQLPGLNHDMIVNAVQQKHFDHVSAIYHLLADKMETPSRPLAPAPKPDNKDIIDSPPRNPENSILISFPSISSLSSEYEFADANLLEKYGDSDIGEPYSLSGQDTYQVTSRRHTVGPGDASHTQAMEAYYSLQTNTGRPVDIVPNTNLLLNLPLVQYLPLQNFTVKDQHLLKPPPVMGANAGGFGRRASDGGAYLQMYGIENADQQMMPGPGGSSHPMPETSNVHNNLMSLEMEATTSGVEIKFSGQDDILIDVPSSSHSSGSKPCDSDEGKLSPYHQPNMKGSQNTRTRRSGLLTVTEKPPVISTDIVQEVEARMNREYTPPQLHTLPAAASLPHRHRVSQVCPLPTVKESKVHRESVPSYPTYSYRKERSISVGMPKVHRVSVPSYYRKERSVSVAIPKAVRDTLKDTTSHLHERYSPVRRTSECSNSMVDTDSSIRNVQIEYSMLKKKSDCGRECSRQEELQNMHKMHIRNNPNCVSVSVPVPTMPRSPGNSNVALIGSNLQNLQLHQSAAYHTNDNSHMYVCDSYAKLSDSRDDVNSGPLDLRVTTHSLDVRTVSSYVNAQHNNQDVPPRIDLTVPTIEGIGRQKYTDIFTIPSYCGQRLSNKALIDQECNRDEMEVEDN, encoded by the exons atggctcaaaaatggccaaagatAAGTCCATCAGCAAAATCAACGAGTAATCTGGTCGATCGTCTCATACGAGTTGGATACTATGAATTCGAAAGAACCATCGGTAAAGGAAATTTCGCCGTAGTCAAACTAGCCAAACATGTCGTCACTAATACAAAG GTAGCTGTAAAAATTATCGATAAGACGCAGCTAGATGAAGAAACACTGAAGAAAATATTCAGAGAGATCCAAATAATGACTCAACTAAGACATCCTCATATTATTAAACTCTATCAG GTTATGGAAACCGACAAAATGATATATTTAGTCACAGAATACGCCAGCGGCGGCGAAATCTTCG ATTACTTAGTCAATAACGGACCAATGAAAGAAGAAGAAGCATGCAGGGTATTTCAACAAATCGTCTCCGCCGTACAATACTGTCATTCGATGAATATCGTTCATAGAGATCTGAAGGCTGAAAATTTATTACTAGATTCTAATAACGATATTAAATTAGCTG ATTTCGGTTTCAGTAATACCTTTGTTGAAGGACAACCACTATCTACTTGGTGCGGATCTCCTGCGTACGCTGCGCCAGAACTATTCGAAGGTCAGGAATACGACGGTCCAAAAGCTGATATCTGG AGTCTTGGTGTAGTTTTATACGTTCTAGTATCCGGCTCATTGCCTTTTGATGGAACCACTTTGCAAACGCTGAGGTCTCGTGTATTGAGTGGCAAGTTCCGTATTCCCTTTTTCATGACTGCTG ATTGCGAACATTTGATTCGACATATGTTGGTAGTAGATGCAGAAAAACGATATTCTCTACGGCAAATCATCCAACACAATTGGATGAGAAAG TGCGGTATTAATTATTCACATGTGATACTCAATCCAAACCCTGTGATAAATAATAAAGTTGTTGAACACATGCTTCAGTTACCTGGACTTAATCACGATATGATTGTAAAC GCTGTTCAACAAAAACATTTCGACCATGTTAGTGCCATATATCATTTATTAGCTGATAAAATGGAAACCCCAAGTAGACCGCTGGCCCCTGCTCCGAAACCAGATAATAAAG ACATTATCGATTCGCCTCCGAGAAACCCGGAAAACAGTATACTCATTTCGTTCCCTTCGATTTCGTCATTATCGTCCGAATACGAATTCGCCGATGCTAATTTACTCGAGAAG TACGGGGATTCGGATATTGGCGAACCGTACAGTTTGAGTGGCCAAGACACGTATCAAGTTACCAGTCGACGACACACTGTCGGTCCCGGAGACGCATCTCATACGCAG GCGATGGAGGCGTATTATTCGCTGCAGACGAATACCGGACGTCCGGTCGATATTGTGCCGAATACGAATTTATTGCTGAATTTACCCCTGGTGCAGTATCTGCCTTTGCAGAATTTCACCGTCAAGGATCAGCATCTATTGAAACCGCCGCCTGTTATGGGAGCCA ATGCCGGTGGATTCGGCAGAAGAGCTTCAGATGGAGGAGCTTATCTTCAAATGTACGGTATCGAGAACGCCGACCAACAAATGATGCCCGGACCCGGTGGTAGTTCTCACCCG ATGCCCGAAACGTCTAATGTACACAATAACCTCATGAGTTTGGAAATGGAGGCTACCACTAGTGGTGTAGAAATCAAGTTTTCTGGACAAGACGATATACTCATAGATGTACCCTCGAGTAGTCATTCCTCCGGCAG TAAACCATGCGATTCCGATGAAGGTAAACTTTCACCTTATCATCAGCCAAATATGAAAGGCTCTCAGAATACTCGAACCAGACGTAGCGGTTTATTAACGGTCACTGAAAAGCCACCCG TCATTAGCACGGATATTGTTCAAGAGGTGGAGGCTCGCATGAACAGAGAATATACTCCACCTCAGTTACATACATTGCCAGCTGCCGCCTCTCTTCCTCATAGGCATCGTGTGTCACAAGTTTGTCCTCTTCCTACAGTTAAAGAAAGTAAAG tcCATCGAGAGTCGGTCCCTTCGTACCCTACATATTCGTACAGAAAAGAACGCTCCATCAGTGTTGGCATGCCAAAAG tcCATCGAGTATCTGTTCCTTCGTACTACAGAAAAGAACGCTCCGTCAGTGTTGCGATACCAAAAG CTGTTCGAGATACTTTGAAAGATACCACATCGCATTTACACGAACGATATAGTCCGGTTCGGAGAACCAGCGAGTGCTCCAATAGTATGGTAGATACTGATTCTTCTATTAGAAATGTTCAAATAGAATACTCCATGTTAAAA aaaaaaagCGACTGCGGCCGCGAGTGTAGTCGACAAGAAGAATTACAAAATATGCATAAAATGCATATTAGAAATAATCCCAATTGTGTATCGGTATCGGTACCGGTACCTACTATGCCTCGAAGTCCAG GTAACTCGAATGTTGCTTTAATTGGCAGCAATTTGCAGAATTTACAGCTGCATCAGTCGGCAGCTTATCATACGAATGATAATTCCCATATGTATGTCTGTG aTTCCTACGCGAAATTATCGGATAGTCGAGACGATGTAAATAGTGGGCCACTTGATCTCAGAGTTACTACACATTCCTTAGATGTAAGAACGGTTTCAAGTTACGTTAACGCGCAGCACAATAACCAAG ACGTTCCGCCTCGAATCGACCTCACTGTTCCAACCATAGAAGGAATAGGACGTCAGAAGTATACGGATATATTCACGATCCCGTCGTATTGCGGACAAAGGCTTTCAAATAAAGCGCTAATAGACCAAGAATGTAATCGAGACGAGATGGAAGTAGAAGATAATTAA
- the LOC135842498 gene encoding serine/threonine-protein kinase SIK3 homolog isoform X1, whose product MAQKWPKISPSAKSTSNLVDRLIRVGYYEFERTIGKGNFAVVKLAKHVVTNTKVAVKIIDKTQLDEETLKKIFREIQIMTQLRHPHIIKLYQVMETDKMIYLVTEYASGGEIFDYLVNNGPMKEEEACRVFQQIVSAVQYCHSMNIVHRDLKAENLLLDSNNDIKLADFGFSNTFVEGQPLSTWCGSPAYAAPELFEGQEYDGPKADIWSLGVVLYVLVSGSLPFDGTTLQTLRSRVLSGKFRIPFFMTADCEHLIRHMLVVDAEKRYSLRQIIQHNWMRKCGINYSHVILNPNPVINNKVVEHMLQLPGLNHDMIVNAVQQKHFDHVSAIYHLLADKMETPSRPLAPAPKPDNKDIIDSPPRNPENSILISFPSISSLSSEYEFADANLLEKYGDSDIGEPYSLSGQDTYQVTSRRHTVGPGDASHTQAMEAYYSLQTNTGRPVDIVPNTNLLLNLPLVQYLPLQNFTVKDQHLLKPPPVMGANAGGFGRRASDGGAYLQMYGIENADQQMMPGPGGSSHPMPETSNVHNNLMSLEMEATTSGVEIKFSGQDDILIDVPSSSHSSGSSKPCDSDEGKLSPYHQPNMKGSQNTRTRRSGLLTVTEKPPVISTDIVQEVEARMNREYTPPQLHTLPAAASLPHRHRVSQVCPLPTVKESKVHRESVPSYPTYSYRKERSISVGMPKVHRVSVPSYYRKERSVSVAIPKAVRDTLKDTTSHLHERYSPVRRTSECSNSMVDTDSSIRNVQIEYSMLKKKSDCGRECSRQEELQNMHKMHIRNNPNCVSVSVPVPTMPRSPGNSNVALIGSNLQNLQLHQSAAYHTNDNSHMYVCDSYAKLSDSRDDVNSGPLDLRVTTHSLDVRTVSSYVNAQHNNQDVPPRIDLTVPTIEGIGRQKYTDIFTIPSYCGQRLSNKALIDQECNRDEMEVEDN is encoded by the exons atggctcaaaaatggccaaagatAAGTCCATCAGCAAAATCAACGAGTAATCTGGTCGATCGTCTCATACGAGTTGGATACTATGAATTCGAAAGAACCATCGGTAAAGGAAATTTCGCCGTAGTCAAACTAGCCAAACATGTCGTCACTAATACAAAG GTAGCTGTAAAAATTATCGATAAGACGCAGCTAGATGAAGAAACACTGAAGAAAATATTCAGAGAGATCCAAATAATGACTCAACTAAGACATCCTCATATTATTAAACTCTATCAG GTTATGGAAACCGACAAAATGATATATTTAGTCACAGAATACGCCAGCGGCGGCGAAATCTTCG ATTACTTAGTCAATAACGGACCAATGAAAGAAGAAGAAGCATGCAGGGTATTTCAACAAATCGTCTCCGCCGTACAATACTGTCATTCGATGAATATCGTTCATAGAGATCTGAAGGCTGAAAATTTATTACTAGATTCTAATAACGATATTAAATTAGCTG ATTTCGGTTTCAGTAATACCTTTGTTGAAGGACAACCACTATCTACTTGGTGCGGATCTCCTGCGTACGCTGCGCCAGAACTATTCGAAGGTCAGGAATACGACGGTCCAAAAGCTGATATCTGG AGTCTTGGTGTAGTTTTATACGTTCTAGTATCCGGCTCATTGCCTTTTGATGGAACCACTTTGCAAACGCTGAGGTCTCGTGTATTGAGTGGCAAGTTCCGTATTCCCTTTTTCATGACTGCTG ATTGCGAACATTTGATTCGACATATGTTGGTAGTAGATGCAGAAAAACGATATTCTCTACGGCAAATCATCCAACACAATTGGATGAGAAAG TGCGGTATTAATTATTCACATGTGATACTCAATCCAAACCCTGTGATAAATAATAAAGTTGTTGAACACATGCTTCAGTTACCTGGACTTAATCACGATATGATTGTAAAC GCTGTTCAACAAAAACATTTCGACCATGTTAGTGCCATATATCATTTATTAGCTGATAAAATGGAAACCCCAAGTAGACCGCTGGCCCCTGCTCCGAAACCAGATAATAAAG ACATTATCGATTCGCCTCCGAGAAACCCGGAAAACAGTATACTCATTTCGTTCCCTTCGATTTCGTCATTATCGTCCGAATACGAATTCGCCGATGCTAATTTACTCGAGAAG TACGGGGATTCGGATATTGGCGAACCGTACAGTTTGAGTGGCCAAGACACGTATCAAGTTACCAGTCGACGACACACTGTCGGTCCCGGAGACGCATCTCATACGCAG GCGATGGAGGCGTATTATTCGCTGCAGACGAATACCGGACGTCCGGTCGATATTGTGCCGAATACGAATTTATTGCTGAATTTACCCCTGGTGCAGTATCTGCCTTTGCAGAATTTCACCGTCAAGGATCAGCATCTATTGAAACCGCCGCCTGTTATGGGAGCCA ATGCCGGTGGATTCGGCAGAAGAGCTTCAGATGGAGGAGCTTATCTTCAAATGTACGGTATCGAGAACGCCGACCAACAAATGATGCCCGGACCCGGTGGTAGTTCTCACCCG ATGCCCGAAACGTCTAATGTACACAATAACCTCATGAGTTTGGAAATGGAGGCTACCACTAGTGGTGTAGAAATCAAGTTTTCTGGACAAGACGATATACTCATAGATGTACCCTCGAGTAGTCATTCCTCCGGCAG CAGTAAACCATGCGATTCCGATGAAGGTAAACTTTCACCTTATCATCAGCCAAATATGAAAGGCTCTCAGAATACTCGAACCAGACGTAGCGGTTTATTAACGGTCACTGAAAAGCCACCCG TCATTAGCACGGATATTGTTCAAGAGGTGGAGGCTCGCATGAACAGAGAATATACTCCACCTCAGTTACATACATTGCCAGCTGCCGCCTCTCTTCCTCATAGGCATCGTGTGTCACAAGTTTGTCCTCTTCCTACAGTTAAAGAAAGTAAAG tcCATCGAGAGTCGGTCCCTTCGTACCCTACATATTCGTACAGAAAAGAACGCTCCATCAGTGTTGGCATGCCAAAAG tcCATCGAGTATCTGTTCCTTCGTACTACAGAAAAGAACGCTCCGTCAGTGTTGCGATACCAAAAG CTGTTCGAGATACTTTGAAAGATACCACATCGCATTTACACGAACGATATAGTCCGGTTCGGAGAACCAGCGAGTGCTCCAATAGTATGGTAGATACTGATTCTTCTATTAGAAATGTTCAAATAGAATACTCCATGTTAAAA aaaaaaagCGACTGCGGCCGCGAGTGTAGTCGACAAGAAGAATTACAAAATATGCATAAAATGCATATTAGAAATAATCCCAATTGTGTATCGGTATCGGTACCGGTACCTACTATGCCTCGAAGTCCAG GTAACTCGAATGTTGCTTTAATTGGCAGCAATTTGCAGAATTTACAGCTGCATCAGTCGGCAGCTTATCATACGAATGATAATTCCCATATGTATGTCTGTG aTTCCTACGCGAAATTATCGGATAGTCGAGACGATGTAAATAGTGGGCCACTTGATCTCAGAGTTACTACACATTCCTTAGATGTAAGAACGGTTTCAAGTTACGTTAACGCGCAGCACAATAACCAAG ACGTTCCGCCTCGAATCGACCTCACTGTTCCAACCATAGAAGGAATAGGACGTCAGAAGTATACGGATATATTCACGATCCCGTCGTATTGCGGACAAAGGCTTTCAAATAAAGCGCTAATAGACCAAGAATGTAATCGAGACGAGATGGAAGTAGAAGATAATTAA
- the LOC135842498 gene encoding serine/threonine-protein kinase SIK3-like isoform X7 translates to MAQKWPKISPSAKSTSNLVDRLIRVGYYEFERTIGKGNFAVVKLAKHVVTNTKVAVKIIDKTQLDEETLKKIFREIQIMTQLRHPHIIKLYQVMETDKMIYLVTEYASGGEIFDYLVNNGPMKEEEACRVFQQIVSAVQYCHSMNIVHRDLKAENLLLDSNNDIKLADFGFSNTFVEGQPLSTWCGSPAYAAPELFEGQEYDGPKADIWSLGVVLYVLVSGSLPFDGTTLQTLRSRVLSGKFRIPFFMTADCEHLIRHMLVVDAEKRYSLRQIIQHNWMRKCGINYSHVILNPNPVINNKVVEHMLQLPGLNHDMIVNAVQQKHFDHVSAIYHLLADKMETPSRPLAPAPKPDNKDIIDSPPRNPENSILISFPSISSLSSEYEFADANLLEKYGDSDIGEPYSLSGQDTYQVTSRRHTVGPGDASHTQAMEAYYSLQTNTGRPVDIVPNTNLLLNLPLVQYLPLQNFTVKDQHLLKPPPVMGANAGGFGRRASDGGAYLQMYGIENADQQMMPGPGGSSHPMPETSNVHNNLMSLEMEATTSGVEIKFSGQDDILIDVPSSSHSSGSSKPCDSDEGKLSPYHQPNMKGSQNTRTRRSGLLTVTEKPPAVRDTLKDTTSHLHERYSPVRRTSECSNSMVDTDSSIRNVQIEYSMLKKKSDCGRECSRQEELQNMHKMHIRNNPNCVSVSVPVPTMPRSPGNSNVALIGSNLQNLQLHQSAAYHTNDNSHMYVCDSYAKLSDSRDDVNSGPLDLRVTTHSLDVRTVSSYVNAQHNNQDVPPRIDLTVPTIEGIGRQKYTDIFTIPSYCGQRLSNKALIDQECNRDEMEVEDN, encoded by the exons atggctcaaaaatggccaaagatAAGTCCATCAGCAAAATCAACGAGTAATCTGGTCGATCGTCTCATACGAGTTGGATACTATGAATTCGAAAGAACCATCGGTAAAGGAAATTTCGCCGTAGTCAAACTAGCCAAACATGTCGTCACTAATACAAAG GTAGCTGTAAAAATTATCGATAAGACGCAGCTAGATGAAGAAACACTGAAGAAAATATTCAGAGAGATCCAAATAATGACTCAACTAAGACATCCTCATATTATTAAACTCTATCAG GTTATGGAAACCGACAAAATGATATATTTAGTCACAGAATACGCCAGCGGCGGCGAAATCTTCG ATTACTTAGTCAATAACGGACCAATGAAAGAAGAAGAAGCATGCAGGGTATTTCAACAAATCGTCTCCGCCGTACAATACTGTCATTCGATGAATATCGTTCATAGAGATCTGAAGGCTGAAAATTTATTACTAGATTCTAATAACGATATTAAATTAGCTG ATTTCGGTTTCAGTAATACCTTTGTTGAAGGACAACCACTATCTACTTGGTGCGGATCTCCTGCGTACGCTGCGCCAGAACTATTCGAAGGTCAGGAATACGACGGTCCAAAAGCTGATATCTGG AGTCTTGGTGTAGTTTTATACGTTCTAGTATCCGGCTCATTGCCTTTTGATGGAACCACTTTGCAAACGCTGAGGTCTCGTGTATTGAGTGGCAAGTTCCGTATTCCCTTTTTCATGACTGCTG ATTGCGAACATTTGATTCGACATATGTTGGTAGTAGATGCAGAAAAACGATATTCTCTACGGCAAATCATCCAACACAATTGGATGAGAAAG TGCGGTATTAATTATTCACATGTGATACTCAATCCAAACCCTGTGATAAATAATAAAGTTGTTGAACACATGCTTCAGTTACCTGGACTTAATCACGATATGATTGTAAAC GCTGTTCAACAAAAACATTTCGACCATGTTAGTGCCATATATCATTTATTAGCTGATAAAATGGAAACCCCAAGTAGACCGCTGGCCCCTGCTCCGAAACCAGATAATAAAG ACATTATCGATTCGCCTCCGAGAAACCCGGAAAACAGTATACTCATTTCGTTCCCTTCGATTTCGTCATTATCGTCCGAATACGAATTCGCCGATGCTAATTTACTCGAGAAG TACGGGGATTCGGATATTGGCGAACCGTACAGTTTGAGTGGCCAAGACACGTATCAAGTTACCAGTCGACGACACACTGTCGGTCCCGGAGACGCATCTCATACGCAG GCGATGGAGGCGTATTATTCGCTGCAGACGAATACCGGACGTCCGGTCGATATTGTGCCGAATACGAATTTATTGCTGAATTTACCCCTGGTGCAGTATCTGCCTTTGCAGAATTTCACCGTCAAGGATCAGCATCTATTGAAACCGCCGCCTGTTATGGGAGCCA ATGCCGGTGGATTCGGCAGAAGAGCTTCAGATGGAGGAGCTTATCTTCAAATGTACGGTATCGAGAACGCCGACCAACAAATGATGCCCGGACCCGGTGGTAGTTCTCACCCG ATGCCCGAAACGTCTAATGTACACAATAACCTCATGAGTTTGGAAATGGAGGCTACCACTAGTGGTGTAGAAATCAAGTTTTCTGGACAAGACGATATACTCATAGATGTACCCTCGAGTAGTCATTCCTCCGGCAG CAGTAAACCATGCGATTCCGATGAAGGTAAACTTTCACCTTATCATCAGCCAAATATGAAAGGCTCTCAGAATACTCGAACCAGACGTAGCGGTTTATTAACGGTCACTGAAAAGCCACCCG CTGTTCGAGATACTTTGAAAGATACCACATCGCATTTACACGAACGATATAGTCCGGTTCGGAGAACCAGCGAGTGCTCCAATAGTATGGTAGATACTGATTCTTCTATTAGAAATGTTCAAATAGAATACTCCATGTTAAAA aaaaaaagCGACTGCGGCCGCGAGTGTAGTCGACAAGAAGAATTACAAAATATGCATAAAATGCATATTAGAAATAATCCCAATTGTGTATCGGTATCGGTACCGGTACCTACTATGCCTCGAAGTCCAG GTAACTCGAATGTTGCTTTAATTGGCAGCAATTTGCAGAATTTACAGCTGCATCAGTCGGCAGCTTATCATACGAATGATAATTCCCATATGTATGTCTGTG aTTCCTACGCGAAATTATCGGATAGTCGAGACGATGTAAATAGTGGGCCACTTGATCTCAGAGTTACTACACATTCCTTAGATGTAAGAACGGTTTCAAGTTACGTTAACGCGCAGCACAATAACCAAG ACGTTCCGCCTCGAATCGACCTCACTGTTCCAACCATAGAAGGAATAGGACGTCAGAAGTATACGGATATATTCACGATCCCGTCGTATTGCGGACAAAGGCTTTCAAATAAAGCGCTAATAGACCAAGAATGTAATCGAGACGAGATGGAAGTAGAAGATAATTAA